The nucleotide window acgccgtccatccgtcttcccatctaatttaaggggttgatcccaaaatttaggCATATTCAAATaacaggtggatcataccacaagaaacagtggtgatactaatttccaccgttgaaacctttcttggccctgcagtgatgtttattggtcatccaaaccattaataagatcatacagacgtggatgaagggaaaatacgaatataagcttgatccaatcatccaagacttctgtggcccttaagaaattttcaacggtagatgttcaattcaactgttttctacggtgtggcccatttgaacattgtatatgctttatttttgggctaaagccctgaaattatctagtaaaatggatggacggatcggataaaatacataaatcatggtggacctcactgagtttactcggtacggtaagcgtagtgagttactacacaatttcattcacttaagtgatgtcaccaagttctgtgggtcccacggtaatgtatgtgtcgtatccacaccgtccattcatttggaaatattattttagggcatgacacaaacaatgaggcagatgtaaatctgtagtggaccccaccacagaaaaaagtggagagagtgacacccactgttagggtttggtatggtccatctgagatttggatcttatggTTTGgtatcacgtcctaaaatgggatggaaaaacagatggatggcatggatatataaaaaaaatatatcaagatgggccccacacggttagggtaacacccactgagttgttCTCGGGTAACAACTAATCCGCTCTCAGTCCGTTGCACACGGACGAGAGCAATGTGAGTGTGACcttgaccgtgggccccaccatgatgtatgtgttgtatccacaccatccatccatttgtatagatcattttagtgcatcaaCTGAAGaacgaggctgatccaaagctcaagtggaccccaccacagaaaacaactaGGACAGtccgcccaccgttgaaactcgAAACCTTCTTAGAAccgtcataatgtttatttgtgatctaatttgttcataagtCCAGGAAGATATGgactaagggaaaacacaaatatcttcttgataaaaaactcttgtggccctcaataagtttttaatggtgggcgtcactctcaccgctgttttctgtggtggggtccactcgagctctggatctgactcattttttcgctcatgccctaaaatgatctcttaaaatggatggacggtgtggatacaaaaaatacatcatggtgggacccacataacttggtgacgtcacttgtgCCTCGTTAATGAGGGGCCCggattgaaatcggattgcgtactgagttacttagtatgctcttatcgtactgagtaaactctgttgggcccgtgaatgcacgtggtttatccacgctgtccatccgtttttacaaatcattttaggtgttgagcccaaaattgaagcatatccacagcttaagtggaccataccacaggaaacagtggaactattaatttccaccgttgaaacctttctaaggcccacagtgatgtttatttgtcatccaacctgttaataagatcaatcagacatggatgaatggaaaacacaaatatgatcttgatctaaaacttccgtggcccccatgaacttttcaacagtagaaattcaattcacactgtttccgttggtgtggtccacttgggattttgatagacttaatttttgggctaaagctctaaaattatctgttaaaatggatggatggagtggataaaatgcattaaTGACGGTCAGCCCCACAgcgtttacttagtacgcttaggTACTGAGTTGCtctgtatgcaatccgcttccgcgcGGATTACTACCTACCCCCGCGTGTTTCAAGCTCTGGATaggcggaggctccgagggccactgaggggccaccatcATGTACGACTTttttccacaccgttcatctattttttcatataattttaaaatattggaTCGAAAATAAgctagatccaaggttcaagtggaccacaccattggaagaaGCGGTGCTAaggacacctaccattgaaaccttattaggggtCCACCatgtcgtttattttccatccgacctgttgatatggtcatatacacctgtatgaagtgaaaaaacaaatatcaatccatgggcccaccatagatatatatgtactgagtaaactccatgggccCACAACAGatatgtatgtcttatccacaccgtcaatccatcaAATTAATGCAATGGATGGGCTTAAATCTGGTGGGAAATTGGGTTTTCTTCAGGTAAAATCCAACCATTGTATGGACTAATGAAATTATTTGTGTGGATCTAGCATCATCCATCCAATTGTTTggacccatggttcaatgatccagaccattctgCATTTATGATTCACTTAACTCTGTGTGTGTGCATCATCCATGTTTGGGGTATCTGGCACACTTTACATGTGGTAAACTGTTGCATGCATGAACAATTGTACGTGTGGCAAAGATCACTAAACCCATTGGTAAGGTCGCAAAGATCTAGATGAGACCACACACGAGACTAAAATTTTGGTGTCGTACTATATATTGCATATGTTTTTGTCTTTAATTGTTTATTGCCTATTGGATGGTGCTCTATggcccccccatgatgtatgtgttttatccacaccatccatctattttccatgAGTGGCATGGATAattctcattttttggaccattccttaaaataatctgacaaaatggatgggtggcctggatatacaacacatgcaccatggtgggccctaacaagtATTAACATAATATTATTTTACAGATAAAATATGTCGGGAGGAAGAGGAGGGAGACAACTCGATATAGGGTGGAGGTACGGTCAGCCCATTCCCGATAATCCATTCGGGAGTATTTGTAATTTATGTGGCCATATATCGAGGAGTGGTGGGGTAACCCGCTTAAATGAGCATTTAGCGGGAGGGTATTGCAATGTTGTGGATTGCCCTAAGTGCCCACAGGATGTGCAAGAAGAGATGAggaccatattgaaaaaaaaagtgaagacaaaagatgaacgacatgcacaggagagagagattagggaggagttggggtGGCCACCATATGTAGGTGAGGATGATGTAGTGGATCTCGATGGCGATGATGATCCCGAATACAGACGCACAGTTCAAGAGTCCATGCGGGATCAGGATAGGAGGTGGGACACGagtaggcctagatttgagggGTCTATCCACGAGCGTGGTGGGGGGAGTGGAGCAGAGGGGTCTATCCATGAGCATGGTGGGGGGAGTGGAGTAGGGGGGAGTGTTAGGGGTGGATCAAGGGAGGGTAGTAGGCGGGGAGGAATATGGGGCATGACCAGGAGTAGTAGCATGCGGGTGCTGGATCTACCTTCAAATTCGAGGATGTATAAAGAGGCAGAAGGGACATAAAAGATAATAAAGGAGATGTTTAGTGGATGGGATGTGAGgaagaaagtttgaaaatttaTAGCAAAGTTTTTTATATACGATTAAATCCCCGCGAATGCCGTAGCAAGCCCGCACTTCAAAAATTTGATAAGTGAAGTGCAGTGTGGGGGTGAGGGTGTGCAGCCGCCCACACCCTTACAAATCATGGGGAAGTACTTGGATGATGAACATGCAGGACATACGTCGATTCATATAAgcagtcatgggagatgtacgGTTGCACCGTCATGTGTGAGGGTTGGACCGGACCGACGAAGATGTCgatcataaattttatggtctattccAGGGGACGGGCAATGTTCTTAAAGTGTATAGATGCGAGTAGTAAGattaaaaattctaactacatttacaaactaatgcacaacgtcatgcaagatgttgggaggaAAAACATTGTGCAGTTTGTTACGGACAATGGGACTGCATTTGTCAAGGCGGGAAAGGATATTCAGAATAAGTATCATATGTCTTGGACCCCCTGCGCAGcccattgcatcgatctcatgCTGGAGGCGATCGGGGATAGGCTGTCGGTGAAGACTGTAATTATTGATGCACGACTCATCACAAACTTCGTATACAACCACACCTGGTTATTAGCCGCGATGCGTGAGAGGTGTAGTGGGGATGTAGTGCGCCCCGGGGTGACACGGTTCGCCACAAATTATATCGCCTTAAGTAGCCTTCTCAAACACAGCAAGGGTTACGAGAGCTTTTCGCCTCTCATGGTTACgaagaatggaaaaagaggttgACGAAAGTAACTTATAGAATCGAGGAGCTGGTGTTGAGAAATTCATTCTGGGATCGCGTGCGTGGTGTTGTGGGTATTCTAGAGCCCATTTATGTAgtgttgaggatggtggacaatgagacaAATCCGTCGATGGGGTCGCTGTATCCGTCCATACAGCTGATGAAAGAGACCATCATGGTTAAAGCTCCTAATGCATACAAGTGGGTGCATGTAATAATAGACAACCGTTGGGAAAGGAcgctttctcacccactacatcaggtacctatatggattttttttttcttatgcaaTAATAAATGAGGGTTGTACTGATGTGTATATTTTGGTTTTCAGCGTATTTCCTGAATCCCAAATACCACTACAGCCAGAATCTCttcgaagataattcattaaagaggGCTGTACATGAGGTGTATAATCACTTATTCCCCGACTGTTCGGGGAAAGGCACCTTtggtagtgaggtaaatatgttccgcacttacattctccttatcttcatctcaaccatttaaTACTAATTCTGATTGCTATATGCCATCAACAGATTGTTAAATTCCGCGACGCGGTTAGAATGTATGGGTGCCACCCTGCGGTGAAGTCAAGGAACACCATGATGGCATGTGAGTTACTACGGTAAACTaaacttttatattattttggaaaatctaagATAATGAAAGAATCTTATGAAATGCAAGCGAATGGTGGTCCATGTACGGGACTGACTGTGAGGTTTTACAACGACTGGCTGTCCGTGTGCTTGCACAGACGGTGTCCTCGTCaccctgtgaaaggaattggagtacattTTCTCTCATCCACACAAATAAACGTAATAGACTAGGTTATGAgaggcttcagaagctagtgtattgtcactacaatatgaagttacgagagaGGTTGCTCCGCATGGAAGGTAGAAGAAAAGTGCGGGAAGACTCATTGGACCTGATGACGGTCGGACAACatgcatatgctgaggatgcggtGGATGACCCAGTTTACCAGTGGGTTAGGTCAGATGATTTGGATACCTCGGATGGGCGACTAGAGCCACATGTTGCGGCGGAAGCAGAGACACAAGGGATTGATGTTGATGCACATGTGGAGCAGCAGAGGTCTCCTGATAAGGCATTCAACCCATTGACGATGAGTTCGAAGGGCAGCCCGTGGCAGTCACTATCACGCGGGACAAGTGGCGGGGAGACATTGTCTAACACCGAGACTAAGTCAAAGAGTGATGCGGGGAATGAGTCTGGTGATGATGATGGCGGTGATAAGGGTGACGATGACTTTGATGACAGTAAggatgctgatgatgatgatgatagcgaCGCGGGTGGGAGTTAGGATAAGAGGCCTCTTAGCCTTTTCACCGGGGAGGAGAATTTCGATCATTCCACAcaggaccctgaccatggttctcgtccAGGAGAACCACGACCTCGTCTTGTTTACAATAAAATATACATGCGTCAAAAGCTATTGCAGAAAAAGCAGACTCATAAACTTTCATATTTTGAGGAGGAGCTGTtggcaaaatgcatgagggacacaAGCGTTTGTGGCAGGCGAGgtggctctagatttggatcaT belongs to Magnolia sinica isolate HGM2019 chromosome 8, MsV1, whole genome shotgun sequence and includes:
- the LOC131253334 gene encoding uncharacterized protein LOC131253334 produces the protein MYGTDCEVLQRLAVRVLAQTVSSSPCERNWSTFSLIHTNKRNRLGYERLQKLVYCHYNMKLRERLLRMEGRRKVREDSLDLMTVGQHAYAEDAVDDPVYQWVRSDDLDTSDGRLEPHVAAEAETQGIDVDAHVEQQRSPDKAFNPLTMSSKGSPWQSLSRGTSGGETLSNTETKSKSDAGNESGDDDGGDKGDDDFDDSKDADDDDDSDAGGS